In Deferribacter desulfuricans SSM1, the following are encoded in one genomic region:
- a CDS encoding DUF4198 domain-containing protein has translation MRLFMLLLITLFSLNVYAHFQVILPDNDIISSSKSSKVKLKYLFMHPFEQNYMNMEKPIDAGFFLNGKRYSILNNLVNVKIKSFNAWKTDYRIKRPGDYIFFVIPKPYFEPAEEKFIQHITKVTVNAFGLQNGWDKPVGLKAEIVPLTRPYGLWVGNCFRGIVLKDGKPVPNVDIEVELYNDKGVKAPSDPFITQVIKTDKNGIFTYSFPFAGWWGFSALLEGDKPIKKDGKEYPVELGAVYWLKVYEPNK, from the coding sequence ATGAGATTATTTATGCTTCTATTAATTACCCTATTTTCACTAAACGTTTATGCGCATTTTCAGGTGATCTTGCCAGATAATGACATTATTTCTTCATCAAAATCATCTAAAGTGAAGTTAAAATATCTTTTTATGCACCCATTTGAGCAAAACTATATGAACATGGAAAAACCTATTGATGCAGGTTTTTTCTTAAACGGTAAAAGATATTCAATCTTAAACAATCTTGTAAACGTTAAAATAAAAAGCTTTAATGCTTGGAAAACAGATTATAGAATAAAAAGACCTGGTGATTATATATTTTTTGTAATTCCGAAACCATATTTTGAACCTGCTGAGGAAAAGTTTATTCAACACATAACCAAAGTAACAGTAAACGCTTTCGGATTACAAAACGGATGGGATAAACCTGTGGGATTAAAGGCAGAAATAGTACCTCTCACCCGACCTTACGGTTTATGGGTTGGGAACTGTTTTAGAGGAATTGTTTTAAAAGATGGTAAACCAGTACCTAATGTTGACATAGAAGTAGAATTATATAATGACAAAGGGGTAAAAGCTCCAAGCGATCCTTTCATAACACAAGTTATAAAAACTGATAAAAACGGCATTTTTACTTACTCTTTCCCTTTTGCTGGATGGTGGGGGTTCTCTGCACTATTAGAAGGGGATAAACCGATTAAAAAGGATGGAAAAGAATACCCTGTTGAACTTGGGGCGGTTTATTGGTTAAAAGTTTACGAACCTAATAAGTGA